TTGTAGAACTCCCACGAGGTCAGTTCGTTgtcctcctccttcttggcCACATCCTTTGGCTGGCGGATCGTCCTGGAGGCATACTTTCCGGCGGTGGTCTCGTTGAAGTTCTCCTCGGCGGTAATGTCCACCGCTCGAATCTGATCCTTCTGAGTGCCGCATTCCACGCAGTAGTAGAAGCCCTCGCGCTCCTGGAAGGTCTTCTCCCCGCACACATCGCACTGCATGTTCTCCAGCTGCATCGTGTCAAGAACCTCCTCCATTTTtgctatatattaaattaatattattcaaGTCAAATGCAGTCCGCGTTGTAAACAAATCGCACGTTTTGTTAATGGGCCATCACTGTAGTCTGACAACAACAATCATGATTTATCGATATCGAACAGATGTTGCCGCGTAATTTGAACTCAAATGTAACAAATcttaaaaaagtgtttttttataaaatagggTAACAACTTTAGTTTTCAAGGTTATTGAATTTCTAAAATTGCCGATAATTAAGCTTGCATGGAAATCTCACTAAAGTTCAACAATTCACCAGTTTAACAGTATAGAGAAATCcttctgcattttattttagagaAGAGGAACATATCCTTTTTGTTTCAGGaaacataaaatacaaaatttataaaataaaaaaatagcaatAATATATAGcttcttattttaaatagcTAGATAGATAACTAGACCACTTCGCTAAATTGCCAGCAGTGTTATCACTTACCTATCGAAATTTGACCATCTCTAACCCATCTGTTTgcgaaaaaaggattgtatttTGGAATTGGCCAGTAAATTATAAGTAATAATGAATCTTATAAGCGGCATAAAGTTGTACATTGAGAAAATGTGCTCCGAGTCGGGACCAGGCATGAAAATCATCCTGCTGGACAAGGAGACGGTAAGAGTGGCCCTGAAAAGCCCCGACATATGTATGCATGGTACCTTCTACTCCGAAAATCCACATCATTTGCAGACCAGTATCATTTCGATGGCCTTTAGCCAGTCGGACATGCTGCAGAGAGAGGTCTATCTGTTCGAGCGCCTGGACTCGGGAAGATCCAACGAGCGGCTAAAGTACCTCAAGTGCATCGTCTTCATTCGCCCCACCAAGCAGAATATCCAACTGCTGGCCAATGAGCTCAGGAATCCCAAATACAGCGCGTATTACATATGTAAGTGGGTCAGGGAAGCCCTTTTATATTCGGTACTTTACCCTTTAATAGATTTCAGCAACATCATTCCGCGGACCGACATCAAGTACCTGGCCGAGTGCGACGAATCCGAGTCGGTGCGCGAGGTTAAGGAGCTCTATGCGGACTACCTGTGCGTCAATCCCAATCTCTTCTCCCTGAACATTCCCAATTGCATGGCGAACCTTAATTGGCTGCCGGATGCACTGAGCCGCAGCATGCAGGGCATCACAGCTGTGCTGCTTTCGCTGAAACTTAACCCAGTGATCCGCTACCGAGCGGGTTCCCAGGCAGCCCAGCTCCTGGCCAAGCTGATCTACGAGCAGATCACCAAGGAGTCGTCGCTGTTCGACTTTCGGTCCAACATGGATGGCGCTGCGCCGCCGCTACTCCTCGTGCTGGACCGCAGAGATGACCCAGTGACGCCGCTGCTCCATCAGTGGACCTACCAGGCAATGGTTCACGAGCTGCTGCACATCAAAAACAATAGATTGGATCTCTCCAATCGGCCCAACGTACCCAAGGACTTCAAGGAGCTGGTTCTATCCGGCGATCAGGACGAGTTCTATGGCAACAACATGTACGCCAACTACGGCGAGATCGGATCGACCATCAAGCAACTGATGGAGGAGTTCCAGCGGAAGGCCAACGACCACAAGAAGGTGGAGAGCATATCGGACATGAAGAACTTCATTGAATCGTATCCGCAGTTCAAGAAAATGTCCGGCACCGTGCAGAAGCACTTGTGCGTGATTGGCGAACTTTCGGCGCTGAGCAACAAGCGGAATCTCTTCGAGGTCTCTGAGCTGGAGCAGGAGATCGCCTGCAAGGCCGAGCACTCCGCTCAGCTGCAGCGTATAAAGAAACTGATTGCGGACGAACGTGTCTCCATCGACGATGCCCTTAAGCTGGTGGCACTCTATGCGCTGCGCTACGAGCGACATGCCAACTGCGACACATCCGGATTGCTGCAGATCATTAAGACGCGCGGAGGTCGAGCCGCTGTGGTGCCCTCGCTGATCGAGTATGCCGGAACCCATGTGCGCCAGGGAGATCTGTTCAACATGGTGCGAATCACGGATGCCGTGAAATTGACCCGAAATCTGATAAAAGGCCTTAAGGGAGTGGAGAATGTTTTCACGCAGCACACTCCCCTGCTAAAGGAGACGCTCGAGGATGTGTTTAAGGGTCGCGAACTGGATCCCCTCTTTCCGGCCATCAATTCGGAGCTTGTGCCATTCCGACGACCACCGCAAGAGGTGGTGGTCTTCATCATTGGCGGAGCCACGTACGAGGAGGCCTTGGCCGTGCATCAAATGAACAATACCGGGTATAAGGTCATCCTGGGCGGCACCACCATCCACAACTCGCAGAGCTTCATCCAAGAGGTCATGGCCGCCACCAGCGGCATCCAATTTAAGCACACCAAATCCATGATCAAGTACTGCTCCacggataatatttaaatgcctAATTTGACTAGCCCCAATTATACTGTTAACTATTTATTaactacatatgtatgtgcaaAGTCCATTTTCTAAGCAATCCTGCATTCAAGTCAACTGCAAAACTGTTTtgaagttttgttttttaagcttATTCCAAACATTATTCTACCCATTGCAATTCATTGGACTATATAACCCTTTAAGCGTATTCCAtgtaatatatttgtaaacatatttattattgtGCTCGAGGGTATTTCGAGGCAAGGCCTGAAACAAAGTGTATTATAATCAGCTACCTTTTTGTAATAATTCCACCCTTGAATGGCAAAGAACTCCTTGGCAACTCCAAGGATAGCCTGGCAACGTTCCGTGTGGTTCAAACAATTAGTTTTGCATTGAGGAATCCCAGATCACCATGTCCAGCACGTATTTCAACGACATCTGGCATCAATCGCAGCATGAATGCGAGCTGCTGTCCACCATTGACTATGAAAGGCAGCACCAGGATGTGGAGACGACGGTGGCCACCATGAACGCCGCCGTTGGCTCGGTTGCCGCCGATGCGGATGCCAAGGCCCTGCTGCAGTCGAGCCTGTACGAGTTCTATCTGCGTTACATTTGCTTGAGCAATCGGTTGGAGGATGTCTACGATAATGTGGGTATAAGACTTTATGTTCTCCATATCCtgggttcggaaaataacacacgctgtaaaaatttgtgttactaaaatgttaaatgccaaagtgttaagttcaaaaaagttattgacttgtgtaaaaaattgtatcctacaTATATACACttagtgttttttacacacctttttttttgaacacaatgagtttttgacatttaagTGTCAGAAATTTTTCTAGAGTATaagaatttatatatgtattcttTGAAATGGTTAAAACTAACATATAAGATATCATGTCCCATATTGGTTATTTATTATCCATTCGATTCGTTAATGTCAGTGAAATGTAATTATCGTTTACGTTAAAAAcgcagtgtgtaaaaaatacgtcgtgttattaacacattgtgtaaaaaacacaagtgagctgtgagcgttaacaattatttttcagattttagcacttttgtatttgacacacatgtcaacaattttactcgcactgtaaaatacaattttttatgtttttaacatgtgtgtaaATTTCCGAACCCTGCTCCTTACACATGTTTCTATTCCTTAATTTTTCACAGATGATTCAGCCCCAGAAGCGTCAGTTGGTGCGTAAGTTGCTGGACGCCTGTCTGGGTCGCGTGGTGGAGCTTAAGCACGACCTGGTGAATATAGACCTGATGGAGTTCAGCTACAACGATGAGGTGGTGGAGCGCTTGCGCCTCACGCCCATGGAGACGGAGCTGCGGATTCCACGCTACTTTCTCCGTGAGCGCCAGCAGGAGCTGGAGTTCCGCAAGAAAACCATGCA
This portion of the Drosophila takahashii strain IR98-3 E-12201 chromosome 3R, DtakHiC1v2, whole genome shotgun sequence genome encodes:
- the Vps45 gene encoding vacuolar protein sorting-associated protein 45 — encoded protein: MNLISGIKLYIEKMCSESGPGMKIILLDKETTSIISMAFSQSDMLQREVYLFERLDSGRSNERLKYLKCIVFIRPTKQNIQLLANELRNPKYSAYYIYFSNIIPRTDIKYLAECDESESVREVKELYADYLCVNPNLFSLNIPNCMANLNWLPDALSRSMQGITAVLLSLKLNPVIRYRAGSQAAQLLAKLIYEQITKESSLFDFRSNMDGAAPPLLLVLDRRDDPVTPLLHQWTYQAMVHELLHIKNNRLDLSNRPNVPKDFKELVLSGDQDEFYGNNMYANYGEIGSTIKQLMEEFQRKANDHKKVESISDMKNFIESYPQFKKMSGTVQKHLCVIGELSALSNKRNLFEVSELEQEIACKAEHSAQLQRIKKLIADERVSIDDALKLVALYALRYERHANCDTSGLLQIIKTRGGRAAVVPSLIEYAGTHVRQGDLFNMVRITDAVKLTRNLIKGLKGVENVFTQHTPLLKETLEDVFKGRELDPLFPAINSELVPFRRPPQEVVVFIIGGATYEEALAVHQMNNTGYKVILGGTTIHNSQSFIQEVMAATSGIQFKHTKSMIKYCSTDNI